A stretch of Apis cerana isolate GH-2021 linkage group LG1, AcerK_1.0, whole genome shotgun sequence DNA encodes these proteins:
- the LOC107992738 gene encoding SKI family transcriptional corepressor 2 isoform X1 encodes MFNFRREMGLRNDNDGGECLLKIDRYFSNISLLFFFFRSRMDGPAVLSMPPITAPQKSAQSPQPQSHSKSNQELQVGTVSLYGIHIVSLVIEGQERLCLAQISNTLLKQFSYNEIHNRRVALGITCVQCTPVQLEILRRAGAMPVSSRRCGMITRREAERLCKSFLGDNAPPRLPEDFAFSVHHECAWGCRGAFLPARYNSSRAKCIKCAYCGLFFSPNKFIFHSHRIGPSDKYVQPDAANFNSWRRHMKLSGNPPDEVVHAWEDVKAMFNGGTRKRLLNNPSSRESPSPAKQPRSSPTAQIPTLVPSPTHPRVPPFPELPLPLSRSLVMDYVWHQHQQAAAVAAAKTPGFPFSPYALPWLAKRGPVLFPGPLPPPISGSSPTEPLIPTVNPSLHQSAFRPVIRGPPIVEPVAQEHPSEHTPASHKEDNSDDEVDIETTEDDSVTPLNIAPQNLHHSVSNSATGGSHSGRNSPQCWSPPRETEREAEKIAEEAAAMRDVKPELQPARSPDTWQGNNFYRHLNAIKGAEQAERTGTTDCSACHPPRGIFYSQIHSPSAPTN; translated from the exons atgtttaattttcgtCGAGAGATGGGTTTGCGAAATGATAATGATGGTGGCGAGTGtttgttgaaaattgatcgttatttctcgaatatttctcttcttttttttttttttcgcagtAGAATGGACGGGCCGGCGGTATTATCGATGCCGCCGATAACCGCGCCCCAAAAATCGGCACAATCGCCGCAGCCGCAGTCGCATTCGAAATCCAATCAG GAGTTGCAGGTGGGCACCGTGTCCCTTTACGGAATTCACATCGTGTCGCTGGTGATCGAGGGCCAGGAGAGGCTCTGCCTGGCCCAGATCAGCAACACGTTGTTGAAGCAGTTCAGCTACAACGAGATCCACAACCGGAGGGTCGCGTTGGGCATCACCTGCGTCCAATGCACCCCCGTCCAGTTGGAAATCCTCCGCCGTGCCGGTGCCATGCCTGTCTCGTCGAGGAGATGCGGGATGATCACCCGGAGGGAAGCCGAGCGCCTCTGCAAATCGTTCCTCGGCGACAATGCGCCACCCAG ACTACCCGAGGACTTCGCCTTCTCGGTGCACCACGAGTGCGCGTGGGGTTGCCGGGGCGCGTTCCTGCCGGCCCGTTACAACAGTTCCCGCGCCAAGTGCATAAAGTGCGCCTACTGCGGCCTCTTCTTCTCGCCGAACAAGTTCATCTTCCACTCGCACAGGATCGGCCCCTCGGACAAGTACGTGCAACCGGACGCGGCCAACTTCAACTCGTGGCGGCGCCACATGAAGCTGTCCGGGAATCCGCCGGACGAGGTGGTGCACGCGTGGGAGGACGTGAAAGCGATGTTCAACGGGGGGACCAGGAAACGATTGCTCAACAACCCGAGCTCGAGGGAGTCGCCGAGCCCTGCCAAGCAGCCGAGATCCTCGCCCACCGCTCAGATACCCACGCTTGTCCCCTCCCCCACCCATCCACGGGTGCCCCCGTTCCCGGAATTGCCTCTACCGCTGTCGAGGAGCCTGGTGATGGACTACGTGTGGCACCAGCATCAACAGGCCGCCGCCGTCGCGGCGGCAAAGACGCCCGGATTCCCATTCTCCCCGTACGCTTTGCCGTGGCTGGCCAAGAGGGGACCGGTCCTCTTCCCCG GCCCTCTACCACCGCCGATAAGCGGTTCCAGCCCCACGGAACCGCTCATACCAACGGTGAACCCGTCGTTGCATCAATCCGCCTTTCGCCCCGTGATTCGTGGCCCGCCGATCGTCGAACCCGTCGCCCAGGAACACCCCTCGGAACACACGCCCGCGTCCCACAAAGAGGACAACTCCGACGACGAGGTGGACATCGAGACGACCGAGGACGATTCGGTCACGCCCCTCAACATCGCCCCGCAGAACCTTCATCATTCCGTCTCGAATTCCGCAACCGGCGGAAGTCACAGCGGCCGCAACTCGCCCCAGTGCTGGAGCCCCCCGAGAGAAACC gAACGAGAGGCTGAAAAGATAGCGGAAGAGGCGGCAGCTATGCGCGACGTTAAACCGGAACTTCAACCCGCAAGAAGTCCCGACACCTGGCAGGGAAACAACTTCTACCGACATCTGAATGCAATAAAAG GCGCGGAGCAGGCCGAGAGGACGGGCACGACGGATTGTTCCGCCTGCCATCCTCCGCGAGGAATATTTTACAGCCAGATTCATAGCCCGTCTGCGCCCACTAATTAA
- the LOC107992738 gene encoding SKI family transcriptional corepressor 2 isoform X2 — protein MFNFRREMGLRNDNDGGECLLKIDRYFSNISLLFFFFRSRMDGPAVLSMPPITAPQKSAQSPQPQSHSKSNQVGTVSLYGIHIVSLVIEGQERLCLAQISNTLLKQFSYNEIHNRRVALGITCVQCTPVQLEILRRAGAMPVSSRRCGMITRREAERLCKSFLGDNAPPRLPEDFAFSVHHECAWGCRGAFLPARYNSSRAKCIKCAYCGLFFSPNKFIFHSHRIGPSDKYVQPDAANFNSWRRHMKLSGNPPDEVVHAWEDVKAMFNGGTRKRLLNNPSSRESPSPAKQPRSSPTAQIPTLVPSPTHPRVPPFPELPLPLSRSLVMDYVWHQHQQAAAVAAAKTPGFPFSPYALPWLAKRGPVLFPGPLPPPISGSSPTEPLIPTVNPSLHQSAFRPVIRGPPIVEPVAQEHPSEHTPASHKEDNSDDEVDIETTEDDSVTPLNIAPQNLHHSVSNSATGGSHSGRNSPQCWSPPRETEREAEKIAEEAAAMRDVKPELQPARSPDTWQGNNFYRHLNAIKGAEQAERTGTTDCSACHPPRGIFYSQIHSPSAPTN, from the exons atgtttaattttcgtCGAGAGATGGGTTTGCGAAATGATAATGATGGTGGCGAGTGtttgttgaaaattgatcgttatttctcgaatatttctcttcttttttttttttttcgcagtAGAATGGACGGGCCGGCGGTATTATCGATGCCGCCGATAACCGCGCCCCAAAAATCGGCACAATCGCCGCAGCCGCAGTCGCATTCGAAATCCAATCAG GTGGGCACCGTGTCCCTTTACGGAATTCACATCGTGTCGCTGGTGATCGAGGGCCAGGAGAGGCTCTGCCTGGCCCAGATCAGCAACACGTTGTTGAAGCAGTTCAGCTACAACGAGATCCACAACCGGAGGGTCGCGTTGGGCATCACCTGCGTCCAATGCACCCCCGTCCAGTTGGAAATCCTCCGCCGTGCCGGTGCCATGCCTGTCTCGTCGAGGAGATGCGGGATGATCACCCGGAGGGAAGCCGAGCGCCTCTGCAAATCGTTCCTCGGCGACAATGCGCCACCCAG ACTACCCGAGGACTTCGCCTTCTCGGTGCACCACGAGTGCGCGTGGGGTTGCCGGGGCGCGTTCCTGCCGGCCCGTTACAACAGTTCCCGCGCCAAGTGCATAAAGTGCGCCTACTGCGGCCTCTTCTTCTCGCCGAACAAGTTCATCTTCCACTCGCACAGGATCGGCCCCTCGGACAAGTACGTGCAACCGGACGCGGCCAACTTCAACTCGTGGCGGCGCCACATGAAGCTGTCCGGGAATCCGCCGGACGAGGTGGTGCACGCGTGGGAGGACGTGAAAGCGATGTTCAACGGGGGGACCAGGAAACGATTGCTCAACAACCCGAGCTCGAGGGAGTCGCCGAGCCCTGCCAAGCAGCCGAGATCCTCGCCCACCGCTCAGATACCCACGCTTGTCCCCTCCCCCACCCATCCACGGGTGCCCCCGTTCCCGGAATTGCCTCTACCGCTGTCGAGGAGCCTGGTGATGGACTACGTGTGGCACCAGCATCAACAGGCCGCCGCCGTCGCGGCGGCAAAGACGCCCGGATTCCCATTCTCCCCGTACGCTTTGCCGTGGCTGGCCAAGAGGGGACCGGTCCTCTTCCCCG GCCCTCTACCACCGCCGATAAGCGGTTCCAGCCCCACGGAACCGCTCATACCAACGGTGAACCCGTCGTTGCATCAATCCGCCTTTCGCCCCGTGATTCGTGGCCCGCCGATCGTCGAACCCGTCGCCCAGGAACACCCCTCGGAACACACGCCCGCGTCCCACAAAGAGGACAACTCCGACGACGAGGTGGACATCGAGACGACCGAGGACGATTCGGTCACGCCCCTCAACATCGCCCCGCAGAACCTTCATCATTCCGTCTCGAATTCCGCAACCGGCGGAAGTCACAGCGGCCGCAACTCGCCCCAGTGCTGGAGCCCCCCGAGAGAAACC gAACGAGAGGCTGAAAAGATAGCGGAAGAGGCGGCAGCTATGCGCGACGTTAAACCGGAACTTCAACCCGCAAGAAGTCCCGACACCTGGCAGGGAAACAACTTCTACCGACATCTGAATGCAATAAAAG GCGCGGAGCAGGCCGAGAGGACGGGCACGACGGATTGTTCCGCCTGCCATCCTCCGCGAGGAATATTTTACAGCCAGATTCATAGCCCGTCTGCGCCCACTAATTAA